The proteins below are encoded in one region of Sphingobium yanoikuyae:
- the rpmI gene encoding 50S ribosomal protein L35, giving the protein MPKLKTKSGVKKRFKFTASGKVKHGVAGKRHRLISHNAKYIRQNRGTSVLSDADVAHVRLWAPYGLK; this is encoded by the coding sequence ATGCCCAAGCTCAAGACCAAGAGCGGTGTGAAGAAGCGCTTCAAGTTCACCGCTTCCGGCAAGGTCAAGCACGGCGTCGCTGGCAAGCGTCACCGCCTGATCTCGCACAACGCCAAGTATATTCGCCAGAACCGTGGCACTTCCGTGCTGTCCGATGCCGACGTGGCTCACGTCCGCCTCTGGGCACCCTACGGCCTGAAGTAA
- the rplT gene encoding 50S ribosomal protein L20: MARVKRGVTTKAKHKRILVQAKGYYGRRKNTIRVARQAVEKAGQYAYRDRKVKKRTFRGLWIQRINAGVRAEGLTYSQFMHGLKLAGVELDRKVLADIAMHEGEAFSAIIAQAKAALPAA; this comes from the coding sequence ATGGCACGCGTAAAACGTGGTGTAACCACCAAGGCGAAGCATAAGAGGATTTTGGTTCAGGCGAAGGGCTATTATGGCCGTCGCAAGAACACGATCCGCGTCGCTCGCCAGGCCGTCGAAAAGGCCGGCCAGTACGCTTATCGCGACCGCAAGGTCAAGAAGCGCACTTTCCGTGGCCTGTGGATCCAGCGCATCAACGCGGGTGTCCGCGCTGAAGGCCTGACCTATTCGCAGTTCATGCACGGCCTGAAGCTGGCCGGCGTCGAGCTGGACCGCAAGGTCCTGGCCGACATCGCGATGCACGAAGGCGAGGCGTTCAGCGCCATCATCGCCCAGGCCAAGGCTGCGCTGCCCGCAGCCTGA
- a CDS encoding LysE family translocator, which produces MSLHLWWLYVTAVFLISATPGPNMLHVMTQSIAHGPRKALVTMAGLMSAVLLCLIASALGLGALLKASPRLFDILRYAGVAYLIWLGIKAWRAPVGTADGGDAGPVRSARALYATGLLTGLSNPKLIIFAAALFPQFIDLARPFWLQLAILIVSFVVIESFWYSVYALGGLRLARWLAPANRQKLFNRGTGLMFIGFGGALLGARA; this is translated from the coding sequence ATGTCGCTGCATCTCTGGTGGTTATATGTCACGGCGGTCTTCCTGATCTCGGCCACGCCCGGCCCCAACATGCTGCATGTGATGACGCAGAGCATCGCCCATGGTCCGCGCAAGGCGCTGGTGACGATGGCGGGGCTGATGAGCGCCGTGCTGCTGTGCCTGATCGCGTCGGCGCTGGGCCTTGGCGCGCTGCTCAAGGCGTCGCCGCGCCTGTTCGACATATTGCGCTATGCCGGCGTCGCCTATCTCATCTGGCTGGGGATCAAGGCCTGGCGCGCGCCGGTCGGCACTGCCGACGGCGGCGATGCCGGCCCGGTCCGCTCCGCCCGTGCGCTGTATGCGACCGGCCTGCTGACCGGCCTGTCCAACCCCAAGCTCATCATCTTCGCCGCCGCGCTCTTCCCCCAGTTCATCGACCTGGCCCGCCCCTTCTGGCTGCAGCTGGCAATCCTGATCGTCAGCTTCGTGGTGATCGAAAGCTTCTGGTACTCGGTCTATGCGCTGGGCGGCCTGCGCCTCGCCCGCTGGCTGGCGCCCGCCAACCGGCAGAAGCTGTTCAACCGCGGCACCGGCCTGATGTTCATCGGCTTTGGCGGCGCACTGCTGGGGGCAAGGGCTTAA
- a CDS encoding GIY-YIG nuclease family protein, with amino-acid sequence MQRDFDPTVYILASHKNGTLYVGVTSNLVQRLYQHRSGLIEGFTSDYGVKRLVWFECGASMEEAIRREKQIKKWNRQWKIDLIERSNPDWRDLAIDLGFEPLDSRRID; translated from the coding sequence ATGCAGCGAGACTTCGATCCGACAGTCTACATATTGGCCAGCCATAAAAATGGCACACTCTACGTCGGTGTCACATCAAACCTCGTGCAACGCCTGTATCAGCACCGTTCTGGCTTGATCGAAGGCTTCACCAGCGACTACGGGGTCAAGCGACTGGTCTGGTTCGAATGCGGCGCATCCATGGAGGAAGCAATCCGGCGCGAGAAGCAGATCAAGAAGTGGAACAGGCAATGGAAGATCGACCTGATCGAACGGAGCAATCCCGATTGGCGCGATCTGGCTATCGATTTGGGCTTTGAGCCATTGGACAGTCGGCGCATCGATTGA
- the pheS gene encoding phenylalanine--tRNA ligase subunit alpha encodes MTEISALKAGLIADIEAADTLDALEGLRVGALGKNGVVTGLLKTLGGMSPEERLEKGPPIQDLRESVTAAIADRKAALEQAALDARLASEKVDMTLPADLGPQGSVHAVSQVMDELAEIFADLGFSVATGPEIEDDWHNFTALNIPETHPARAMHDTFYFPDEEGQKKMLLRTHTSPVQIRTMMTQEPPIRIIAPGRVYRSDSDATHTPMFHQIEGLVIDKGITLGHLKWTLETFLKAFFEREDIVLRLRPSYFPFTEPSVEVDVGYTLTNGQRVIGGDGDAPGGGWLEVLGSGMVNRRVIEACGLDPDEWQGFAFGTGVDRLAMLKYGMNDLRAFFDGDLRWLKHYGFSALDVPTLSGGVGA; translated from the coding sequence ATGACCGAAATTAGCGCACTGAAAGCCGGCCTGATCGCCGACATCGAGGCTGCCGACACGCTGGACGCGCTGGAAGGGCTGCGCGTGGGCGCGCTGGGCAAGAATGGGGTCGTCACCGGCCTGTTGAAGACGCTGGGCGGCATGTCGCCCGAGGAGCGTCTGGAGAAAGGCCCGCCGATCCAGGATCTGCGCGAAAGCGTGACCGCCGCCATCGCCGACCGAAAGGCCGCGCTGGAGCAGGCCGCGCTCGACGCCCGCCTCGCTTCGGAAAAGGTCGACATGACCCTGCCCGCCGATCTGGGGCCGCAGGGCAGCGTCCACGCCGTCAGCCAGGTGATGGACGAGCTGGCGGAAATCTTCGCCGACCTCGGCTTCTCGGTCGCGACCGGTCCGGAGATCGAGGACGACTGGCATAATTTCACCGCGCTCAATATCCCGGAGACGCACCCGGCGCGCGCGATGCACGACACCTTCTACTTCCCCGACGAGGAAGGGCAGAAGAAGATGCTGCTGCGCACCCACACCTCGCCGGTGCAGATCCGCACCATGATGACGCAGGAGCCGCCGATCCGCATCATCGCGCCCGGCCGCGTCTATCGCAGCGACTCCGACGCGACCCACACGCCGATGTTCCACCAGATCGAAGGTCTGGTGATCGACAAGGGCATCACGCTTGGTCATCTGAAGTGGACGCTGGAGACCTTCCTCAAGGCCTTTTTCGAGCGCGAAGATATCGTCCTGCGCCTGCGCCCGAGCTATTTCCCCTTCACCGAACCCTCGGTGGAAGTCGATGTCGGCTACACGCTGACCAATGGCCAGCGCGTCATCGGCGGCGACGGCGATGCACCCGGTGGCGGCTGGCTGGAAGTGCTGGGCAGCGGCATGGTCAACCGCCGCGTGATCGAGGCCTGCGGTCTTGATCCCGACGAATGGCAGGGCTTCGCCTTCGGCACCGGCGTCGATCGCCTCGCCATGCTGAAATATGGCATGAACGACCTGCGCGCCTTCTTCGACGGCGATCTGCGCTGGCTGAAACATTATGGATTTTCGGCACTCGACGTGCCCACGCTGTCGGGAGGAGTCGGCGCATGA